One stretch of Pomacea canaliculata isolate SZHN2017 linkage group LG1, ASM307304v1, whole genome shotgun sequence DNA includes these proteins:
- the LOC112566391 gene encoding mastermind-like protein 3, with the protein MVITEPTQMSDQSTTTGLPQWGNEPSDDDSSSSSSSKQTSSRKRKIKEEPLDDQQELKRQKNREAAKRCREKKLQQTEELTKRNEQLEQENRQLAEEKEELIQKCRTYQQEIEQHKLHGCSVPHFQTPYDLEDVLHAEASHPPPQVSSPAPSSASSTSPAPSTSPAPSVSPRPPPASLPTSYGGEQALTLPPVPTPGLHVDAAWQCASTERSTAHGMCCPKVNHTNVTKQASEIHHIRVRNKDGSIKTLALEHSQYVTLMQKIELVQQQQKKQQQHQQQQPQQQQQQPLPQYLMQEQLHPPQQQQQPVVSGIKQNIVAPLFHNSSTNTESSNFVSDPTLEDDNCQRLDTMDDILSVMKNVTKDEADTHITIKTEEDAEEEHVQRVKKDLMNMLQGKSLQSNLQFLAVDAVSRSIKTEPQDFQVLPSCNLSNDPLVKKEVPAKVTCNVEKVAGSSRQMWETQEKVAGEKQSEAKIRALMAYLQTVERSGVRSSDSLPGQTQLKIRPGAPGLIEANSTSSTFVTSSAKVGSLMKNPMSRPPQTSQSVFAQTSSADVTSRMVGYPQQQHHHHQQPKQQQCDLNLSNGPRAPTEVRVPSYDDILPAVKLREAAFGSTKSTFSRTACASQRETPATLFANESIQSFSKPVSQDDVSMTTTGQPFGTLLHSQRSTKQDTPGDLSATASPSTEVTRQTSLPLPKTFTTLVNIPMQHVPGVHFATQSDTPVNLQPVDQTNSNGWGSDEPSMGLLGGTETESGEVLMSMSTTQIMEYLKYNSMEVLDSASIS; encoded by the exons ATGG TGATCACCGAGCCGACGCAAATGTCGGATCAGAGCACCACGACAGGATTACCTCAGTGGGGAAATGAGCCTAGCGacgacgacagcagcagcagcagctccagCAAACAAACCTCATCACGGAAGCGGAAGATCAAAGAg GAACCTCTCGATGACCAGCAAGAACTGAAGCGCCAGAAAAACCGAGAAGCTGCTAAAAGATGTCGTGAAAAGAAATTGCAACAAACGGAAGAATTGACCAAG AGGAACGAACAGCTGGAGCAGGAGAATCGGCAGCTGgcagaagagaaggaggagctGATTCAAAAGTGTCGCACTTACCAGCAGGAGATCGAGCAGCACAAACTCCACGGCTGCTCCGTGCCCCACTTTCAAACCCCGTACGACCTCGAGGATGTCCTGCATGCTGAAGCATCCCACCCACCGCCGCAGGTCTCTTCCCCAGCGCCGAGCTCAGCCTCCAGCACTAGCCCTGCCCCCAGCACCAGTCCGGCTCCTAGTGTCAGTCCTCGCCCCCCACCTGCTTCTCTTCCCACCTCTTATGGTGGTGAGCAGGCTTTAACTCTCCCCCCAGTGCCCACTCCTGGCTTGCATGTTGACGCTGCCTGGCAGTGTGCTTCTACTGAAAGGTCTACAGCACACGGCATGTGCTGTCCAAAAGTAAACCATACCAACGTGACAAAGCAGGCTTCAGAGATTCACCACATCAGGGTGAGAAATAAGGATGGGTCTATTAAGACCCTGGCCTTGGAACACAGCCAGTATGTAACGCTCATGCAAAAGATCGAGCTTGTCcagcagcagcaaaagaaacaacaacagcaccaacagcagcagccgcaacaacaacaacaacaaccgctGCCACAATACCTAATGCAGGAGCAACTACATCctcctcagcagcagcagcagccggtAGTTTCTGGTATCAAACAGAACATCGTAGCCCCATTGTTCCACAATTCTTCTACGAACACTGAGAGTAGCAACTTCGTTTCGGATCCCACACTGGAAGACGACAACTGCCAGAGGCTGGACACCATGGATGACATTCTCAGCGTCatgaaaaatgtaacaaaagatGAGGCTGATACCCACATCACCATCAAAACCGAGGAGGATGCCGAGGAAGAGCACGTGCAGCGCGTGAAGAAAGATCTCATGAATATGCTTCAAGGCAAAAGCTTGCAGAGCAACCTGCAGTTCCTTGCCGTAGATGCAGTCTCTCGGTCGATCAAGACTGAGCCACAGGACTTTCAGGTCCTGCCCTCCTGCAACCTGTCGAACGATCCCCTCGTCAAGAAGGAGGTGCCAGCGAAAGTTACGTGCAATGTTGAGAAGGTCGCTGGCAGCTCGAGACAGATGTGGGAAACCCAAGAAAAGGTAGCTGGCGAGAAGCAAAGCGAGGCAAAGATCAGGGCTTTAATGGCATACCTGCAAACCGTAGAACGATCTGGTGTTCGCAGTTCTGACAGTCTTCCAGGACAGACCCAGCTGAAAATTCGGCCTGGGGCGCCTGGGCTAATTGAAGCGAACAGCACAAGCTCGACCTTTGTGACTTCCAGTGCCAAGGTGGGTTCGCTGATGAAGAATCCAATGAGCAGGCCACCTCAAACATCACAGTCCGTTTTTGCTCAGACGTCTTCAGCTGATGTGACCTCAAGGATGGTGGGCTAtccgcagcagcagcaccaccaccaccagcagccaaaacaacaacagtgtgATCTAAACCTTTCCAACGGGCCGCGTGCACCAACGGAAGTGAGAGTTCCATCATATGACGACATCTTACCTGCCGTGAAGTTGCGGGAAGCAGCGTTCGGGTCCACAAAGTCCACATTCTCTCGTACTGCTTGCGCGAGTCAGCGCGAGACTCCTGCCACGCTCTTCGCCAACGAGAGCATTCAATCCTTTAGCAAACCCGTTTCGCAGGATGACGTAAGCATGACGACGACTGGACAACCCTTTGGCACCCTTCTACACTCACAGCGGTCGACCAAGCAGGACACCCCTGGTGACCTAAGTGCGACCGCTTCGCCTTCCACTGAAGTGACCCGACAAACATCCTTGCCGTTGCCGAAGACTTTCACGACTCTGGTGAACATCCCGATGCAGCATGTTCCCGGGGTACACTTTGCAACCCAAAGCGACACCCCTGTCAACCTGCAGCCCGTTGACCAGACGAACAGCAATGGCTGGGGTTCAGACGAACCGAGCATGGGGTTACTTGGAGGAACAGAGACTGAGTCGGGAGAGGTGCTGATGTCCATGAGCACGACACAGATAATGGAATACTTGAAGTACAACAGCATGGAGGTCCTCGACTCAGCGTCCATCTCATAG
- the LOC112566059 gene encoding uncharacterized protein LOC112566059: protein MCDGKDKLRQRLKEKRVNEGLGDIPDDLFEKKPRHEMTQEEKTKTAERRKKNKEAAEKSRKRKKEEFERLQLENDQLTQDKCDLTALIQSLKDKLQEQRQTNERLQLTNESLKRWIAKRANELGLGKHFYKDLKNKQQKHQHSTAHDAGDSMDSSDSVLRGDPSFGSHSLQSDKDNGNTRLQASPRTMSSTDALPASPGNAESPTHVSSASARDLPASCITEPSDVSSTYNNVPHEPRSPDQTCDGEQIVVSGHVEHGEQGDVYYEHVGEEEVVYLTPGTILVVHDDPQVPSVTSSSSPQHPEGSEVVSSISKAMAVLNGDVGDAVASTVNVSSASHVDTEVAIETLLRQGYKVEMPSAGVLRKSGKREAHGEENVVQVELDHNYRTVPVGLAPQLPATTGVGAAPPGTGVQVTAGSQQFRMIPISESQYLTLNMPVTV, encoded by the exons ATGTGTGACGGAAAAGACAAACTTCGAcagagactgaaagaaaagagGGTCAACGAAGGTTTGGGAGATATACCGGATGATCTATTCGAGAAGAAACCTCGTCACGAA ATGACCCAAGAAGAGAAAACCAAGACTGCagaaagacgaaagaaaaacaaagaagctgcAGAAAAAAGCCGAAAGAGGAAAAAGGAGGAATTTGAACGACTTCAGCTG gagaACGACCAGTTGACGCAAGATAAATGCGATCTAACAGCACTAATCCAATCACTGAAGGATAAACTGCAAGAGCAGAGACAGACTAACGAGAGACTGCAGCTGACCAACGAGAGCCTGAAGCGATGGATCGCCAAGAGGGCAAACGAACTGGGACTGGGGAAGCATTTCTACAAAGACCTCaagaacaaacaacagaagCACCAGCACAGTACAGCGCACGACGCCGGCGACAGCATGGACTCCAGCGACTCCGTCCTTCGCGGGGATCCGTCCTTTGGAAGCCACAGTTTACAATCCGACAAAGACAATGGCAATACGAGGCTGCAGGCGTCTCCTAGGACAATGAGCTCAACCGATGCTCTTCCTGCTTCGCCGGGAAACGCGGAAAGCCCTACCCACGTAAGCTCCGCCTCCGCGCGAGATCTCCCAGCATCCTGTATCACAGAGCCGTCTGACGTGTCGTCCACGTACAACAACGTCCCGCACGAACCAAGATCCCCCGACCAAACTTGCGATGGTGAGCAGATTGTGGTGAGCGGCCACGTAGAGCATGGTGAGCAAGGCGATGTATACTATGAACATGTAGGCGAAGAAGAAGTGGTGTACCTGACACCTGGCACCATACTAGTAGTGCACGACGATCCACAGGTGCCGTCGGTGACCAGCAGCTCCTCTCCGCAACACCCGGAGGGGTCAGAGGTCGTCAGCAGCATCTCGAAGGCCATGGCAGTTCTCAACGGGGACGTTGGTGACGCCGTGGCCAGCACCGTTAATGTCAGCAGCGCCAGTCACGTTGACACAGAGGTCGCCATCGAGACTCTACTAAGGCAAGGCTATAAAGTCGAGATGCCGAGTGCAGGAGTTCTTAGGAAGAGCGGGAAGAGAGAAGCCCACGGTGAGGAGAATGTCGTCCAGGTGGAGCTGGACCACAACTACAGGACTGTCCCAGTGGGCCTGGCTCCCCAGCTTCCTGCCACCACAGGCGTGGGGGCTGCTCCCCCCGGGACCGGGGTGCAAGTGACGGCTGGTTCTCAACAGTTTCGCATGATTCCGATCAGTGAGAGCCAGTACTTAACTCTCAACATGCCGGTCACAGTGTGA